In Cryptococcus gattii WM276 chromosome A, complete sequence, one genomic interval encodes:
- a CDS encoding Hypothetical protein (Similar to SGTC gene model, INSD accession EAL22943.1; CNBA7110): MTAVDAAIEAGILNAMGDGTSFSNDNLGLEGFDAAFSSASVTNSGFPSLQPASQISSPFVDHLDIHQLSGYPPEDITSWLLGEQRQNPSASGVGRGFPSSPTLIITDADQEQQSMSFPFRSRLRRQSFSSARELSFDPQHSTQQDSQIYQQLEQEIANRGRTIQELRSTNDALQSRIQSLEMGTRTKDAQLATMQGVLTELWSKIEKGHV, translated from the exons ATGACCGCCGTCGATGCCGCAATCGAGGCCGGGATTTTAAACGCTATGGGTGATGGCACTTCATTTTCCAATGATAATCTGGGATTGGAAGGATTTGATGCTGCTTTCTCGTCAGCTTCTGTAACTAATTCTGGTTTTCCTTCCCTACAACCCGCAAGCCAGatttcttctcctttcgTGGATCACCTCGATATACATCAGCTTTCTGGATATCCTCCTGAGGATATCACAAGCTGGTTGCTGGGAGAACAGCGTCAGAACCCTTCTGCCTCGGGAGTAGGAAGAGGTTTCCCTTCATCTCCGACACTAATTATTACCGATGCAGATCAGGAGCAGCAATCGATGTCGTTTCCTTTTAGAAGTCGGTTGCGAAGGCAATCCTTTTCTAGCGCTCGAGAGTTAT CATTCGATCCCCAGCACAGCACACAACAGGATTCTCAAATATATCAACAATTAGAGCAGGAGATTGCTAATCGGGGTAGGACAATCCAGGAATTAAGATCGACGAACGACGCACTACAATCCAGAATACAGTCTTTGGAAATGGGTACTCGGACCAAGGACGCACAATTGGCAACAATGCAAGGAGTTCTTACTGAGCTTTGGTCAAAGATAGAAAAGGGTCATGTTTAG
- a CDS encoding uncharacterized protein (Similar to TIGR gene model, INSD accession AAW41227.1), whose translation MLESTERAHSRSSSVSSTAPLPSFEDLAPPRPPLTGGEQETAVPVPGLGRDVKLKVDAGPGCGGIAWPAGEVLSRYLAYRHGLDPSHLAGKTVIELGSGTGLVGIAAAMLESTSDVWVTDQAMLLNLMKDNAKLNMADLGRDNVHVAELNWGDPLPAEIPVEKSSLILAADCVYFEPAFPLLVQTLCDLAPVGKDIEILFCWKKRRKADKRFFAMLKKHFAQEIVEDDKPGEKERYGREGVTLMRLKRRK comes from the exons ATGCTCGAATCAACCGAGCGGGCCCATTCTAGGTCCTCATCGGTCTCCTCCACCGCccctctcccttctttcGAAGATCTTGCTCCACCCCGTCCACCACTTACGGGCGGAGAGCAAGAAACGGCTGTTCCTGTACCGGGGCTCGGGAGAGATGTCAAGCTGAAGGTGGATGCAGGTCCTGGGTGTGGAGGGATAGCTTGGCCGGCTGGAGAG GTGTTATCCAGGTACCTTGCGTATAGACATGGGCTAGATCCTTCCCATTTGGCAGGGAAGACAGTCATAGAGCTTGGGTCTGGAACTGGACTTGTTGGAATAGCGGCTGCCATGTTGGAGTCCACATCCGATGTCTGGGTGACCGACCAAGC AATGTTACTCAACCTCATGAAAGATAACGCAAAGCTCAACATGGCCGATCTCGGGAGGGACAATGTTCATGTAGCAGAGTTGAACTGGGGCGATCCTTTGCCAGCTGAAATTCCTGTGGAGAAATCTTCCCTCATCCTCGCAGCTGACTGTGTCTACTTTGAG CCCGCATTCCCGTTACTAGTCCAGACCCTTTGCGACTTGGCTCCTGTAGGTAAGGACATTGAAATCCTCTTTTGTTGGAAGAAACGAAGAAAGGCGGACAAGCGATTTTTTGCCATGCTCAAGAAACATTTTGCGCAAGAAATTGTTGAGGATGATAAGCCtggggagaaggagaggtATGGCAGGGAAGGTGTGACATTGATGAGATTAAAGAGGAGAAAATAA
- a CDS encoding Enoyl reductase, putative (Similar to TIGR gene model, INSD accession AAW41228.1) has protein sequence MVSDSIPQTMKAWTQNGDDWLSINQILVPRLKDNHVLIKVEYAPQNPTDWKHAVNISLPGDILGCDFAGTIVQLGPNLKVPLKIGDQIAGCVNGGWSNVEGSYAEYAAIESDMCFVVPEGMKAEEAATFGIGWVTAAQTIVYQQGKSFPPGDTKVSGNPWYIIYGASTSVGLFGISLAKALGYRVLGVCSPHSFDLVKSYGADAVVDYHDQQKAIAEALDITKGGVEYALDAISEGDSFKIIVGMMGDKGKQLNCILGVPEEMRKINPKLKIEWTLMHTMWGVEFDWAPRSEKHEIWPVRPKDRAFGEEIFRRTPELIAKYNIRPNPILMRGGFEDVEAGLKDLQSGKISGKKLVIKIA, from the exons ATGGTTTCCGACAGTATTCCCCAGACTATGAAAGCATGGACTCAGAATGGA GACGATTGGCTTTCGATCAATCAAATTCTAGTTCCTCGTTTAAAAGACAACCACGTCCTTATCAAGGTAGAGTATGCGCCTCAG AATCCCACAGACTGGAAACATGCTGTCAACATTTCCCTTCCCGGAGATATCCTAGGCTGCGACTTTGCGGGGACGATTGTTCAACTGGGACCAAATCTCAAAGTACCGCTCAAGATTGGCGATCAAATAGCTGGCTGTGTTAATGGGGGATGGTCTAATGTTGAAGGATCATACGCCGAGTACGCCGCAATTGAAAGCGACATGTGTTTTGTGGTGCCCGAGGGAATGAAAGCTGAGGAGGCGGCAACGTTCGGTATAGGCTGGGTAACTGCTGCCCAG ACCATCGTTTACCAGCAAGGCAAATCTTTCCCTCCCGGCGACACCAAAGTATCTGGCAATCCCTGG TATATCATCTACGGCGCTTCCACCTCTGTGGGTTTATTCGGCATATCTCTTGCAAAAGCGCTAGGCTACCGCGTTCTCGGCGTCTGTTCTCCTCACTCTTTCGATCTCGTCAAATCTTACGGTGCCGATGCTGTTGTCGATTACCACGACCAGCAAAAAGCGATCGCTGAAGCCCTTGATATTACTAAAGGGGGTGTCGAGTACGCTCTTGATGCTATATCCGAGGGGGATAGCTTCAAGATCATAGTAGGCATGATGGGTGACAAAGGAAAGCAATTGAACTGCATCTTGGGAGTTCCAGAGGAAATGCGTAAGATCAACCCAAAGCTCAAAATTGAGTGGACGTTGATGCACACCATGTGGGGAGTA GAATTTGATTGGGCCCCACGTTCTGAGAAACATGAGATATGGCCAGTCAGACCCAAAGACAGAGCGTTTGGAGAGGAAATTTTCAGAAGAACTCCCGAGCTTATCGCTAAATACAACATTCGACCTAACCCAATCTTGATGCGAGGTGGCTTCGAAGATGTCGAGGCCGGGCTGAAGGATCTGCAG AGTGGAAAGATCTCTGGTAAGAAATTAGTGATTAAGATAGCTTGA
- a CDS encoding Transporter, putative (Similar to TIGR gene model, INSD accession AAW41226.1) yields the protein MASSPVPAHSIDDGYSRPQSDISSNEKYEPEKAEYTSTSIVATKDWTDAEEKRVVLKLDLTVMALLVFGFFCFQLERGNVANAVSSTLFKDVGITQNQYNTGQGLLYLGIVLLEVPSQMVVQRIGPQKWLTFQVLAFGLVATFQMFINSYGSFLATRILLGICECGYIPGALYTISTFYKRSELGGRNAILFIGNVLVSGVGGLMASGILRLHGALKPWQYLFLIEGSLSIFCFFVFLTFLPNSPQNPFPLLFKRLTLFTPREREIILTRVIIDDEHKFDSHRPLTRQEIFGTLGNWRNYPHVLAAISLISTTAAMGQYLPTLIKGFGFDTIKANALSSVGGWISLVLMITYGFASDRFKNKGPTVILACFPYLILWIAFQSESSTSNRWAKYVTLTLTSGYSVCWHPLNATWLSLNQKTPQQRAIAMAMFIMAANLGGLVGSQLLRANDAPTYPIGFRVTVCLAAFGNACVIFQHFQYRWSNKRNEQKIARGEKLREDRVATKGKEKIGWSKFWGVAWAMVMLSG from the exons ATGGCTTCTTCCCCTGTCCCCGCCCACAGCATCGATGACGGTTACTCTCGTCCTCAATCCGATATTTCAA GTAATGAAAAATATGAGCCGGAAAAGGCCGAATACACATCCACAAGCATCGTAGCCACCAAGGACTGGACAGATGCCGAAGAAAAACGAGTGGTTCTCAAGCTTGACTTGACGGTCATGGCCTTACTAGTCTTTGGCTTTTTCTGTTTCCAGCTCGAACGAGG CAATGTTGCAAACGCTGTATCCTCCACCCTCTTCAAAGATGTTGGCATCACTCAAAATCAGTATAATACCGGTCAAGGTTTGCTGTATCTCGGTATCGTCCTTCTAGA AGTGCCTTCACAGATGGTTGTTCAGCGCATTGGTCCCCAAAAGTGGCTCACCTTCCAGGTTCTCGCCTTTGGTCTTGTCGCTACTTTCCAGATGTTCATTAACTCTTATGGTTCCTTCCTCGCTACTCGTATCTTGCTCGGTATCTGTGAATGTGGAT ACATCCCCGGTGCCCTCTATACCATCTCCACTTTCTACAAGCGATCCGAACTCGGTGGCCGAAACGCTATCCTTTTTATTGGCAATGTTCTCGTCTCTGGCGTTGGTGGCCTGATGGCTTCCGGCATCTTGCGTCTTCATGGTGCTTTGAAGCCTTGGCAATACCTCTTTCTCATTGAGGGctctctctccatcttctgTTTCTTTGTCTTCTTGACTTTCCTCCCCAACTCCCCTCAAAATCCCTTCCCCCTCTTGTTCAAGCGACTCACCCTCTTCACCCCTAGGGAGCGTGAGATCATTTTGACCCGTGTCATCATTGATGATGAGCACAAGTTTGACAGTCACCGTCCTCTTACCCGACAGGAAATCTTCGGTACACTTGGCAACTGGCGAAATTACCCCCACGTCCTCGCTGCTATCAGTCTTATCTCTACCACTGCCGCTATGGGCCAGTACCTTCCTACACTCATCAAAGGCTTCGGTTTCGACACTATCAAGGCCAATGCTTTGTCCTCCGTCGGCGGTTGGATCAGTCTGGTTCTCATGATTACCTACGGTTTCGCCAG TGACAGATTCAAAAACAAGGGCCCTACTGTCATCCTCGCTTGCTTTCCTTATTTGATCCTTTGGATTGCCT TCCAATCCGAGTCATCAACTTCCAACCGATGGGCCAAATACGTCACCTTGACGTTGACCAGCGGCTATTCTGTCTGCTGGCATCCTTTGAACGCCACTTGGCTCTCCCTCAACCAAAAGACCCCACAACAGCGAGCCATCGCCATGGCCATGTTCATCATGGCCGCCAATCTCGGTGGTCTTGTCGGTTCTCAACTACTCCGTGCAAATGACGCGCCTACTTACCCCATCGGTTTCCGAGTGACTGTATGCCTCGCTGCTTTCGGTAACGCGTGTGTCATCTTCCAGCACTTCCAGTACCGATGGAGCAACAAGAGGAATGAGCAGAAAATTGCTCGAGGTGAAAAGTTGAGGGAGGACCGTGTTGCCAC aaaaggaaaagaaaagatcGGCTGGTCTAAAT TTTGGGGAGTTGCGTGGGCCATGGTCATGCTTTCAGGTTGA